The Flavobacteriales bacterium genome contains the following window.
GTTGCGGAGCATGCGGTACATGGCCGCGGTGATCTTCTGGTCGGTGCTGGCGTTGTAGTCCTTGAAGAAGGGCTCAGCGGCTTCCTTGATGGCGGTCACCTGCGCGGCCACCGCTGCGGCATCAACGGGTTTTGCTTTCAACGCTTCTTCCAGGCCCATGAAGTTGAAGGCGAACTCAACGGCTTCGCTGCCGAACGCTGCTTCGTTCATGTAGGTGGCGGCCTTGTCGTACTTCTTGCGCTCGGCGTAGCCTTTCTCAAGCAGGCTCAGGAAGTCGCCGTATTTGGCCATGCGGCCTTGGTCGGCCTGTATCCAGGCCATCAGGTCAGCCTCTTGCTGCTTCTTCTTGTCGTGAACGTGCAGGCGCTTCAGTCCGCGTTGCTGCCCGATGAAGTACTTCCAGTAGTTGGCGATGCTCGCGTACTTGCTGGCGTATTTGATGCGCACGGCGGCGTCGGCGTTCATGTCCTGCTTCATGATGTCGAGCAGTTCGGTGCGCACCTTCACCACACTGGGTTGCTTCTCGCTCAGTTCATTGTCCACACCGTGACTGCTCAAGAAGCGGTTGGTTCGGCCGGGGCAGCCCATCACCATGGCGAAGTCGCCTTGCTTCACGCCACTGAGGCTGATGGGGAAGTGCCACTTGGGCTTGTAGGGCACGTTGTCGGCGCTGTACTTGGCGGGTTCGCCGTCCTTGCCCATGTAAACGCGGAACATGCTGAAGTCGCCGGTGTGGCGGGGCCACATCCAGTTGTCAGTATCGCCGCCGAACTTGCCGATGGCGCTGGGCGGTGCACCCACCAGGCGCACGTCGTGGTAGTCCTTGTAAACGAACACGTAGAACTCGTTGCCGTCGTACATGCTCTTGAAGTCGGCGCTGATGTTCGGTGCGTTCTCGCGCTCCTTTTCCAGATCGGCGCCGAGCTTTTTGATGGCGGCCTTGCGTTCCACCTCGGTCATGTTGTCGTTCACGGCGCCCAGCACCTTGTCCGTCACATTGTCGATGCGCTGCAGGAAGCTCACATAGAACTCCACGGGCAGTTCCTGCTCGCGTGTCATGGCCCAGAAGCCGTCGGTGAGGTAGTCGTGCTCCACGCTGCTGTGGCCCTGGATGGCATCGAAGCCGCAGTGGTGGTTGGTGAGCATGAGGCCTTCAGCGCTCACCATCTCGCCGCTGCAGAAACCGCCGCCGAGGCGCACCACGGCGTCCTTCATGCTGCTGTTGTTGATGTCGTAGATCTGGTCGGCGCTCAGCTTGCAGCCCATGCGCTGCATGTCGGCTTCGTTGATCTGCTTCAGCGTGTTGAGCATCCACATGCCTTCCTGGGCATGCAGCGTGGCGGCCAGGAGCAGCGCCACCATAGTCAGGAGTTTCTTCATCGTTAAGTCGAGGTTCGTGTTCTGGTTTTGCCGTGGCAACGTGCCGTAGGCGTGCATCAAGGGGCGGCTAATGTAGCCGCCGTGAAGCGTGCGACTGTCGTGGAACTGGGATGAGCGGTTGGGGCTGTGCCAAGGGAGCGTGGCCATGGAGTTTAGGAGTGCATTCCGCGTCACAGACGCGTTTCCCGGACGACCGCGTTGCAAACGCGGTCGGGCACACGTTCAATCCTGCGCCTTTAAGGGCTTCCATGCCACGGGCTGCAGCAGACCTTCGGCGTAGGCCGCAAAGTCCTTGAACTGCTGGGGCACTTGATGACGCGCCTTCACTTGTTTGCTCCTGCCACCGGCCGCAACCACAATAGTTGTTGAGGGCAGGTCCGTCACCTGGCTGTCATACACGTCTTGCAGGTCGAAGAAGCCGATGGCTTCGGCCTTGGCCAGCAGGAGTGCCAGCGTGTCCATGCCGACATGTGCCATGTACTCCCCCGTCTTCTCCACATGGCTCTTGCCGTTGTAGGTGGCATAGCCGCTGCGGTACACGTTCACCGTGTAAGCCGGGCACTTGCCGAAGCAGGGCGTTTTCGTGAGGGTGAAGAAAAGCGAATCGCCCGGCGATGAACCTCCGTAGATGGCGGAACTGGTCGCGGCTTTCTTGCCGTTGCACGCAACGAAGAACGCGGCAAGCACCACCGGGAGAAGAAGAAGAGTGGATGGCGTGTACTTCATACGGAACGCATTCCCGAACACCGTGCCGATCTCACTTCCGACGCGCGGCCTGCTGCTGTTTCTGCATGTCCTCCAGGCGCTGTTGCCAGCGGCTCTTCTTCTTCGGCTTCTTCATGTTCTCCAGCAGCTCGGCGCGCAGCTTCTTCTCGTCGATGAACCAGCGGCTGAACACCGTCATCTGCAGGATGGATATGATGTTGGCGAGCAGGTAGTAGAGGCTCAGTCCCGCTGGCAGGCTGTTCATGAAGAAGAGCATCATGATGGGGAATAGCCAGATCATCAGCTTCATGCTGGGCATGCCCTGCTGCTGAGGCATCTGCTTGCTGTTGAGCAGGCTGAAGCCGATGGTGCTGATGGCCATCAGGATGGTGAACAGGCTCACGTGGTTGCCGTAGTTCAGCGGCACAGTGAAGGAGAGGTTCGCGATGCTGT
Protein-coding sequences here:
- a CDS encoding S46 family peptidase, which translates into the protein MKKLLTMVALLLAATLHAQEGMWMLNTLKQINEADMQRMGCKLSADQIYDINNSSMKDAVVRLGGGFCSGEMVSAEGLMLTNHHCGFDAIQGHSSVEHDYLTDGFWAMTREQELPVEFYVSFLQRIDNVTDKVLGAVNDNMTEVERKAAIKKLGADLEKERENAPNISADFKSMYDGNEFYVFVYKDYHDVRLVGAPPSAIGKFGGDTDNWMWPRHTGDFSMFRVYMGKDGEPAKYSADNVPYKPKWHFPISLSGVKQGDFAMVMGCPGRTNRFLSSHGVDNELSEKQPSVVKVRTELLDIMKQDMNADAAVRIKYASKYASIANYWKYFIGQQRGLKRLHVHDKKKQQEADLMAWIQADQGRMAKYGDFLSLLEKGYAERKKYDKAATYMNEAAFGSEAVEFAFNFMGLEEALKAKPVDAAAVAAQVTAIKEAAEPFFKDYNASTDQKITAAMYRMLRNDVDKSLQPDVMETIEKKYKGNYDLWAATMFKTSVMTDRARLDAFLAKPSLKVLQKDMVMQTMHSDLDFYRGKLNPAMQAAQPDIDKGYRLMLAAMREREPNRMWYPNANSTIRCSYGQVGDYKPGDAMHYDMETTADGILEKEDNTNDEFVVPKKQHELLVKRDYGRYADAKGELITCFISKNDITGGNSGSPVINGNGELIGIAFDGNWEAMSGDIAFEPELQRTISVDIRYVLWTIDVFAGATHLVNEMTIAPTPSAKVEAGSPMGTAVKN